The Candidatus Thiothrix anitrata genome includes the window GTAACCGTTGCAGGTACTTTCTCGCCTACATCACCGTGAGCCAATTTGCCAGTGGCGGAATCTTCCGCATTTTCTGCGTAGTTCGCCAATGTGCCGATACGGCGTGAGACGGAAACCACGTCGATGGATGTATCACCACCACCAACACACACCACGCGAGGTGCGGTATATTTCATCGTGCCTTTATTATAGGCTTCGAGGAAGTCAACCGCAGACACGCAGTTTGGCGTTTCTGCAAACTTATCAACGAACAGACCACGACCATTCCAGCAACCGACTGTCCACAGGATTGCGTCGAAATCGCTTTCCAGTTGCTCAATGCTTACGTCTTTACCAACAGTAGTGTTGCACTTGATAGTGATGTCACCCATGTCGATGATACGTTGCATTTCCGCACCCAGCTTGTCGCGTGGTACGCGATAGCCCGGAATACCGTAGCGCATCATGCCGCCCAATTCAGGGTGCTGTTCAAATACGGTAGACGCATGACCCATGCGACGCAATTGGTAAGCAGCCGCCATACCCGCAGGACCACCGCCAACGATAGCCACTTTCTTGCCGCTTAATTCGCTTGGTGCGTCAAATTTGAAACCTGCCGCGATCGCGCTGTCACCGATGTACTGTTCAACCGCGTTAATACCAACGAAATCGTCAACATCATTACGGTTACAACCGGTTTGGCAAGGAGCCGGGCAAACACGACCCATCATCGACGGGAACGGGTTAGCATCGGTGGAGCGACGGAATGCATACTCTTGCATGGTCATGTCAACCGGTGGCTTTTCAATGCCACGCACGATCTGCAACCAGCCACGAATGTCTTCACCCGACGGGCAGCTACCTTGGCAAGGTGGCGTTTTGTGAATGTAGGTAGGGCATTTATGGGTTGTATCCTGCACGAAAATACTGTCGTGCATACTACCCCATTCGTTGTCGCCATCTTTAAAACGGCGGTACGTGTGACCATTACCTTTAAGCTTGCTATCGTGAGCTGCGGTTGCCATGCCTATCTCCTGTTAATTTCAGTCCACTCGCGGCTATGCCACGCGGAAATAATCGTAATTAGTCTTCGTCGCCGTCTTCATCGGGACGTGCCTGCACGGATACTTGTCGTTGCAGGACAAGCGCGTTACTCACCAACTGGTGAACACTAACAATCTGATCCATCGTGAAACCGTAGTACGGTAACACTTTCGTAAACTGTGACTTACAAATTGCACAAATTGCCGCCATGTGCGTTACGCCATTGTGCGTAGTAACATGCTTAAGAGCTTCCGCACGCGGCTGAATGCCCTTCACACGGACTTCCATCAAGTCGTCAGTCAACAAACCGCCGCCGCCACCGCAACAGAACGTTGCGTCATGGATAGTATCGGCTGGCATATCGACAAAATTATTACACACTGCACGAATGACATTACGTGGGATATCAAACTGACCACCGGGGTAATCACCCATTCGGCTACCACGCGCTACGTTACACGAGTCATGGAAGGTCAATACTTTGTCGTCATTCTCGGTCTTGTCGATTTTTAACGTACCAGCTTGGAGATGACTCCACGTAAACTCCAGAATATGCTGAGGAATCGGGTAACGCTGATCCAAGAAATCAAACGGCCCCGCCAAAGTATTCAGGAAGCTATACGCCACACGCCATGCATGACCACATTCACCAAACACAATACGTTTTACTTTGTGCTTGATAGCGGCTTCACGAACCCGCAAAGAAACACGGCGCATGGTCTCGTAAGAACCAATAAACATACCGAAGTTACCCGCTTCAGAAGCGATGGTACTCATCGTCCAAGTCGTGCCGGTTTCGTGGAACACTTTTGCGTAACCAATTAAACCGTCGATATGCGGTTCGGCAAAAAAGTCTGCTGATGGTGTTACCAACAACACTTCCGCGCCATCTTCGTCGAGAGGGAAACGGACTTTAATACCGGTATCCATCTCAACGTCTTCTTCCAAACCTTCCACGGTATCGAAGAGCGCGGGTCCCGGTAAACCAAGGTTGTTACCAATCTTGTAAACCTTGCCTAAAATTTCATTACAGTACTTTTGACCGTAACCTACATGGTCAAGAATCTCACGTGCTGCCATTGAAATTTCTGCCGTATCAATGCCGTAAGGGCAGAATACGGAGCAACGACGGCATTGTGAACATTGGTGATAATAGTTATACCAGTCAGCCAATACTTCTTCAGTCAGGTCAGTTGCACCAACCAACTTGGGGAAATACTTACCCGCAAACGTGAAGTAACGGCGATAAACTTTACGTAATAAATCCTGACGTGCCACAGGCATGTTTTTCGCGTCAGACGTACCGATGAAGTAATGACACTTATCAGTACAGGCACCACACTTGACGCAAATATCCAAAAACACTTGCAGCGAACGGTAACGACCTTTCAAGTCAGCCATTTTCTCCAGCGCACGCTCTTTCCAATTAGCTACTAATGCACCAATTTCAGTGAAATCGTCTGGAAAATGCAGTGCTTTCTGAAAATCTGGTTTAGCGATGAAAGGACCTTTGCTCTCCATTACGCCTTCGCGTACTGCGGGAATCTCGCAATACCCTTCACCCGTCAGTTTTGGAACTTCGTAATCAGCCACGGTGCTTACCTCTTATTTCTTCAGTTCGTCGAGGTAAGTCTTACCTTGACGTTCCAATTCCAATGCCCAGCCGGAGATATGGCGTTTCTCACGCGGGTTATCCACCTGGTTACGGGTCGGGCTGAAAAACACACCCGGTGCGTGCAGCAATTTACTGATCGGAAAAATGATCATCAGCAACGCCACTAACAACAAATGAACCAATACAATCGGATCGGCTGGCAAGCCTACGTCACCAAAGAAACCAAAGGTCAATAAACCACTGAAGAATGCCTTCACCTGAGTGACATCCGTATGGGTTACAAACGTCATCATCAAACCACTGCCACCAATGGCAATCAGCAATACAAGCATCAAATGGTCAGAAGGTGCGGAAATGTAACGCACACGATCCACTAAGAAACGACGCGACCACAAACCTACCAGCCCCAACACCATAGTGAAACCAGCATACTTCCCAAACGGTTGCAAGAAAGTCAACATCGCCCCCATTTCCATAAAATAACGGGTGTGGCGGATCAGCACCAACCATAAGGAAATGTGGAACAAGAACGCAAACAACCACAAGGTTTTGTTGGAACGAAACAAACTCTGGAAAAACACCACTTCACGGAACATACGCCATACAACACCGCCCTGCGTAACTGGCGCGGGTGTAGTCGGAATCTTCAATGGGGCTGGGGTGTTCCAATATTGGCGGACTTTCATAGCCACACCGCCAATCAAAATCAACGTTGCCGCCCAAAACAACAGTCCGTAAAAAATACTTACGAATGTCACTGCGTACTCCTGAAGTCATTAGTCTCTCTTCTGAAAACCTGTCAACAACAGGGCTTAAGAAGAGGCTCCGGCACGCCGGAGCAACTCTTTCATACACCAACGGTACATATATGCTCTGTACGGGCGGTTCATGAACCGCCCCTACGACATTATACGCAACCAGTTGGCTTAGGCAGACCGCCGTATTTACACGCTTGCTTGCCAGGACCGTATGGGAACAGGCTGTACAGGTACTTAGAGTTACCTTTGTCAGCACCCAAACGCTTACCAACTGCTTTAGTCAGAACGCGAACCGCTGGAGCGATTTGATACTCTTCATAGTATTCACGCAGGAAATTCAGGATTTCCCAGTGTTCAGAAGTCAGCGTTACGTCTTCGCCGCTAGCGAGAACTTCTGCCACTTCTGGAGTCCAGTCGTTGAGATTCTCCAGATAGCCTTCTTCATCTAACGGAATGTCTTTACCGCCAACGTTAATTGATGCCATTGTGTGGCCTCCTGTCAAAAAATGTTAAAACTTACAGCCAGCTTTGGGTAGTGTCGTTATTTACCGTCAGGTCTACAAAACCCGCGTAATCAACGCTCACAATCCCGTCTATTGCTTTGCCTTCCAAACCGCGTGCCGCCAAGTCTGCACCTAACACATACACGGTCTTGTCCGCCATCGCAGCTTTTACTTTAGCAGAAAAGCTTGATCCGTCGACTGCACCAACCACGGCATCTTCAATCATCAGGATTGAATCGCCTGCTTTGGCATGTGCCAAGCAACTTTCAAAAGCCACACGTTCAAACGGGGACTTGTTAACAATATGCAACATAGACATGTTCAAATCCTCCGTTAGAAACTCAAAATCACTTCTTGCTCTGCCATCATTGCGGTCATTTCCTCGCGGTTAACCAAAATAATGGAAGGCTTTTCAGCGTAATCATCGTCAGCGTCTTCGTAAGTGAGTTCCATCAGGTCATCAACCGTCAAACCACGCTCTGCCAAAGACTCGGTAGAGACATACAACTTAGTAATGTCGTAGTCGCCCAATGCACGGAAAGTCGGTGAGAAATTTTTCATACCGGTTTCTTTGCTGTTTTGACCTTTGGTAATTTGGTAAACACCATCGTCGATGAATGCCAAACTAACGTTTTGCTCAAATGCAGCGGAAATCAATACGACTTCCAAGGCTTCCAGCGCGTAGACTGTGCCGTAAGGAGCTTTACGATTGACAAACAAAAAATTCTTTGTGGACATTTTTCAGCTCCTTAATCGCCAAACACGACTAAACGATCAGACTGGATACCGCCTTCAACCAACTGACCTAAGCCCGAAATACGGAAACCAGGAGCAATGTTGTTAGCATCCAAACCTTGACGTTTCGCTTCATCGGCATCCATTAAGCCACGACGTTGTGCCGCTGCAATACAGATAACCAAATCCAAGCCGTGCTTTTCAGCCAATTCTGACCAAGACTTCTGGATCAGACGGTCATCAGCCGGTGGAACACTTAGACGTGTGCCGTTATTTACGCCGTCGTGGTAGAAGAACACACGGAAAATCTCGTGTCCCTTCTCCAGCGCGGCACGGGCAAACTGCAAGGCAGTATCAGCAGACTGGTGCTGATAAGGACCTTCGTTAACCATGATTGTGTATTTCATTCCGTGCTATTCCTCGTACCGTTGTCGATCAGAAGCGGATGTGCGTTGAAGAGTTCAGGTTCGCACGTGCACCACGCCAGTTGTCGATGTGATACTTAGTGAATGGCAAACCAGTGACTTCAAAGAAACGCGGCCAGCCGATACGCTCAACCCACTCGTTGATACGCTCCCAGTCTTTCGCGCCTGCTTTGTAGCATTCCAAAATCTTCTTAACGATCGCGGTCGCTTCAGGCCAACGTGGTGGGTTGTTCGGGATACCCGCTGCAACCAAACGTTGGAAAGTAGGCTTGCCACGTGCATTGGAGTGATTACCACCAATCCAGATAGCCAACTGCGTGTACTGATGGTCATTGATTTGCATAGGTGGGCATGGTGGGTAGCAAGCACCACAGCAAATGCATTTCTTTTCATCAACTTCCAAGGAAGGCTTGCCATCAACCATTGCAGGACGGATAGCAGCAACCGGGCAACGCGCCACAACAGAAGGACGTTCGCACACATTACCAACCAGCGCGTGGTTGATTTTAGGTGGCTTAACGTGTTGGACATTGATCGCGATGTCACCCTGACCGCCGCAGTTGATCTGGCAGCAAGACGTGGTGATATGAACGCGGTTAGGCATGTTCCATGCTTTAAACTCAGGCAGCAACTCATCCATCATGGACTTAACCACACCAGATGCGTCAGTGCCCGGAATGTCGCAATGCAACCAACCTTGAGTATGAGACAGTGAAGTAACAGAGTTACGTGTACCACCCACTGGGAAACCCGCATCTTCCAATGCTTTTACCAATGGTTCAACTTTCGCGCCGTCGGCAACTTGGAACTCAATATTAGAACGAATGGTGAAATGGACATAACCATCACCATAAGTATCACCAATGTCCATCAGCTTGCGCAGCGTGAACACGTCGAGGATACGTTGAGTACCCGCACGAACTGTCCAAATTTTTTCGCCAGTTTTGGAAACGTGAACCAAAACGCCTGGGCGTGGGTCTTCATGATATGCCCACAAACCGTAGTTGCGGCGCATAACAGGGTGCATGTACTGGAAACCGTCCGGGCATCCAGATTCAATAGGATCGCGCATTTCTGGTGCGGCCATTGTGAAGCCTCCGTCAGAGTAAACTCAAAATTCGTTAAGTATCAGACAACTGAGGCAAGCCTGCTCGCCTCAGCTGGAAGTGCGGTATTAGGCCGCTGCTTTTTCTTCGCGCTTGCGATTGAACCAAGCTTCAGCAGCTTCGTCCCAGCCGTCAGTACGCACGTAAGAAACGTTACGTGGCTGTTTGATCATGTTTGGATCCGGGTCGATACCGATGCCTTCCAAGAAGTTCACCAGACCGATACGCTCGATCATTTCACCGCAACGCTCGTGTTCCAGACCATTTTCAGCCCAGAAGTCGATGATGGAAGCAGCCAACTCAACAATGCGCTCATAATCTTCTTCGTTATCCAACTTCATGAATGGGATAACCACTGTACCCATCAAGTCACCGATTTTCAGGGTGCGTTTACCGCCGATCAAGATGGTTACACCTTTATCATCACCCACTTGCAGTGCTTTTGGCATAACGTTCAAGCAGTGCATACAACGTACACAGTTGCCGTTATCAACAGTAATGGTGTCATCGTCGTTCAGCTTAATAGCCTGAGTTGGGCAACGGCTGATGACGTTATCGAACATGTATTGACGACCCGCAGAACGATCACCTTCTTTGCCAATCTCCTTGGCTTTCTTCATGATCATTTCTTTAACGGCTTCTTGGTTGACTTTCATTTCATCACGCCAAGTACCAATAACCGCAAAGTCAGCACGCTCAATCGCGTTCTGGCAATCGTTAGGACAACCAGAAACTTTGAACTTGAATTTGTAAGGCAATGCTGGGCGATGCACATCATCCGTGAAGTTATTCATCAGACGGCGATGGATCGCGTGCTCGTTGCAGTTAGACATTTCGCAACGTGCTGCGCCGACGCAAGACATACCAGTACGCACACAAGGACCTGCACCACCCAAGTCCCAACCGTATTCATTGATTTCATCAAAGAAGTGTTGGAAGTTGACGCTGTTTGCACCGATAAACATGATGTTGCCGGTTTGACCGTGGAAAGTCTGCAAACCAGAACCCCACTTCTCCCAGCTATCCGCCAATTGGCGCAGCATGTCAGTGGTGTAGTAGTTACCAGCAGGCGGCTGTACACGCAGCGTATGGAATTCTTTGGATTCAGGGAACATGTGACCGACTTCAGAAAAGCGCGGAATGATGCCGCCGCCGTAACCGAAGACAGAAATGGTACCACCTTTCCAGTAGCCCATTTTGGTTTCGTAAGAATGCTCCAACTGACCCATCAGGCCATTGATTACATTACGGATGCGCTCATCTGGATGCTCATCGCGCAGCTTCTTGAAACCGGTGATGAAGCTAGGCCATGGGCCTTCTTCCAGCACATCCAGCATCGGTGTTGGATAATTATTCGTTGCCATACCTGCCTCCTCAATAAAACGATTGCAATGGCACTTCCTCTTGACTCGCTCTACAAATCAAAAGCCAAGGGAAATATCAAATCAAAAACGGGTCACGTAACTGTGTTCGCTGCTATTTGCGAGTGGGCTAAGTGTATGCGTCATACTCCCGTCATAGAATCTCACCCATGGGGTGTTGCTTGAATCCATGCGGTATCCCTAAGGGGATAGGCACTCAACATAATCAAAAATAGTCCACTGACAGCGGTACAATAGCATATTCGGATTTTTTAATATTGCAAATAGCTGTAGTAATCATCGGTCTTTATTGAGGTCTGCAAAATGCACAAATCACCCTTCAATATCAATGCCTTATCGGGATTTCAAGATTGGCGCAACAAAAAGTTATCCGCTTACCCCTTAGCACCGGAAGCATTATTCACCACGATTGCAGACCCTGAAAATCCCAGTAAGACCGAAATAACGCAACTCCAGCACATTTGCCGCGAACACAATCTCGCGCTGTACCGTTTTGCACAAGGCGACCTCCGCAGCAAACGTCATGTCCATTGTTTAGGTCGAAAAGTGGGTTTATCCCGGCTAGATAACAACCTCTGCGCCGATGAAGACAGCCTCACTTCCTTACACGTGACCTCGCACGCTGGGCAACACGATTACATTCCCTACACCAATAAACCGCTAAGTTGGCATACTGACGGATACTACAACCGGCCAGAAGAGCAAATTCATGGCATGTTGCTGCATTGTGCCCAACCCGCACTCGAAGGCGGTGAAAGCTGGTTGATGGATCATGAGATTGCTTACATTTTATTGCGTGATGCTAACCCCGATTACATCCACGCCTTGATGCACCCGAATGCCTTCACGATTCCTGCCAATATATTGAACGGGGAAATCATTCGCCCCGAACAATCCGGCCCCGTGTTTAGCGTCACCGCTGCGGGTCATTTGCACATGCGCTATTCCGCCCGCCAGCGCAATGTGATTTGGCGCGATGACCCGATGACGCGGGAAGCCGCCGATTTCCTATTGAATTTATGGCAACAGGACTCACCTTACAAAATAAGGTACACATTGCAGGCAGGCGAAGGCTTACTGTGCAACAACGTGCTGCACAACCGCACCGCATTTAAAGACAGCGACGACCCGACACAAACCCGCTTACTATACCGTGGACGTTATTTTGATCGGGTAGGAAGAACCTAAGGAGAGAATATGCTCAGTTTAAGCCAAATCTTGATGGTGGATGGTCACAACATCAGCAATTTTGAGGAGTTAAAGCAAATCGTGCAACAACGCGCATTGGAAACCGGCTCGATTTTTTTCCAGATTGATATTGAGCCACCCGGCTACAAAGACCGTCCAGACGACTGGTACGACCAGTTGGAAATCACTTTTTCGTCGGCGAGGTAAACACCATGTTTTGGCAGGAAGACGAGGACAAAACCCTCCCCTATCAAGCACCCGATGAAGTGCTGGATGTTAGTTTCGCCATCGACTGCAAGCAATTGCCACTGGATCATGCGTGGGATTTGGCACAAGCCGTCCAACGCGCACTGCCTTGGTTTGCAGAGGAAAGCGTTGCGGGCGTTCACCCCATTCACGTTGCTGAAAGTGGCAATGGCTGGGAACGACCCGATGACGCAGCGAATCAATTCCTGCTACCTTCGCGGCGCACACGGATGTTTTTACGCATTCCCAAAACCCGTATTCCTGAGACCAAAGCCCTATCCGGTACAACGCTGGATGTTAACGGTTATGCCATCGGTTTGCGGGACATGAAGGAAAAACCGTTCATCCACACTTCGGTAGTATTTTCGCGCTACGTGCTCTCTGACGCAGCAGAAGACGAAAACAGCTTTCTGCAACGCATGGCGGCAGAAGTAACACAGATCGCTGATTTCAAAGTAAAAAAAATGCTGTGCGGCAAGGGCCATACCCTGCACACACCGACAGGTGTATTGCATACCCGTCATTTAATGATCGCGGACTTGGACAGTGAACCGTCAATCCGCTTACAGCAATACGGGCTGGGTGAAGGGCGCAAACTCGGTTGCGGGCTGTTTATGCCTCACAAAGGCATCAAAACCCTAAAGCCCACCGAATAACCCCGTCTCAACCCTCCCCCGCAAGGGGTGCGGGAACAAAAAAGCGTATCCCTTTTGAGGAATGGGAGGTTTACTGCTTTTTCGTATAATTTTGCGGTCAAGAATTTCATCGAATGGCAACATTCACTTTTGCATGAGGAATTAAACATGGCTTACGAAGTAAATGGCACAACCATCGAAACCACTGAAGCAGGCTACTTGGTAGACCTGAACGATTGGAACGAAGAAGTTGCTAAAGTTATTGCTGCCGAAGAAGGCATTGGCGAGTTGACTGAGCGTCACTGGGATGTCATCAACTACCTGCGCGACCAGTACATCAACAACGGCGGCACACAGCCAATGGAACGCATTATCCAGAAAGCAATGGCTGAGCAATGGGGCGACAAAAAGCTGTCCAGTAAAGACATGTACACCCTGTTCCCACGCGCACCGAGCAAGCAAGGTCTGAAAGTCGCAGGTCTGCCAGCGACTAACCGCAAAGGCGGCTATTGATTTCTACCCGAAAGGGGGTATTCCCCCTTTTACCTGAATCCGTTTATCCTGCTTTCAGGATTTGGTTAAATTTGAAGAGGCACCGAACATGAGCACTAAGCAAGAGCTGATTAGCGAAATGCTGGAAATGCAGAAGAAATTCATTGCATACGAACAATCTGGTCAATTCAATGCAGAAGAATACTACGTGGGTGAGTGGAAAGCTTACCGTGAACGTTATCAGGAACTGACTAACGAAGTTCGTGAAATTGCTTCTAAAGAAGCTAATTTCTGGAAATAAGCACGCCTAGCGTGTTGTAAAGAAGCCGCTTCAGCGGCTTTTTTATTGTCTGCTTATTGAGCAGAAACCAAACCCCAAACATCATCTTTTTGCCCACGTCTTACCTCATGCAACAAGATGCGCTCACCCAAGTGAAACTTACCCGCTAACTGCCGCCCGTAAGGGGAGGCATGTACACGTGCAATATATTGCGTTAAATACACACGTCCAATCGCCGGTAAACCACTGCTGGGGGGAATATGCAGTTTCTGATCATGCCAACCGTAATCACGCAATTCGCCCAAATAAACCCACACCTTGTCAACCTGCACTGGAAGCGGCTCAATATCTTGGCGTGTTGTGACATTGGTTAATTGACGCACCACCACCCCTGAACGATTTGCCACAGCGGTACGCTCAGCAGCACGCTTCACGGGTTCAGATTCACGCTTATCGGTACGCTTAACCGTGACCGGTTTAACTTCACGTTTTACCGATGTGGATTCACTCTTATCGGGTTTTACTGGTGCAATAACCTCTGGCGATTTGGGCAGAGGACTCGACATTTTCGCCAAAGCACCTGAGGATACTTTAGCATCAACCACTTCCGGTACATCTTTTACCAGCGAAGGCGATGTCAGTGTTGTTACAATCACAGGTTGTTGTGGCGTAACCATAACGGATGATGCGGCAGGCTGTGATGCGAGAGGCGTGACCAATACAGGCTGCGGAGATATAACAGTAGGTGCTGCGGAAACCGGAGCAGGCATCGCTGTAGCCAACTCAGGCGTAGCCACCGCACTCACCGCTTCCGCCTTATGCTCAAGATCATCCAAACGGTGGTAGAAATACCCAAGCCCAGCCAAGGTTGCCGCTTGCAACCCTGCGATGGGAAGCCACAACACCACTAATTTTCTGTGTGTCACCCACCAAGGGGTTCTCTTTACCACCAGCCGCGCCATCCCAAACTCCTTGATACGCCTTCACTGAAATACATTCCCTAGCTTTTACTTGACTGCACTTTTTTACAAGCCAATATTCGACAAAAAAAGACTTTTTACTGCCGAGTGGTTGCAAGCAAGTTTATACCTCACTCCACATCCGCAATAAGTTGATGTGTACCGTGCTGATATTAGCCGCTTCTTCCGATTGTGGCAGCTTGTTGATTACACCCTCGCGAGCCTGTGCTAACTGGTAAAGCAATTCGCGTTGCATGGGGTCTTTCACCAAGCTTTGCGCCCATGTCACCGCGACTAAACGTTCACCACGTGTCACTTCAGCAACCTGATGCCAACTGCCAGAATCATAGATCACTGCGTCACCGGCTGCACCGCGAATTTTTTGTTCGCCATAAGCAGTGCGAATCACAATTTCCCCACCTTCGTAGTCATCATTGAGAAATACAGTGGTGGAAACGTCGGTACGATACCGCCCGGACATCGGCCCCATTACCGGATCATCCACGTGAAAACCGTAAGTCATACCGGGTTGATAACGTGCGTAAAACGCTGTCGCCACCCGTAATGGCAATACCGCAGCCTGATATTGCGGGTGTTGCACCAACGGTGACATTACCATCGCATTTAAGCGACGATGTAACGGGCTATTCGGGGAAAGCTCTTGATTATACTTAACTTTCGCCGCTTCCATCCCGGCAGAAAAACGCCCGTCGACAAATTCACCCGTGGCTAACAGCTCCTGAACTTCTTTCAGGCGTTGGGAATCAAGTACATTTTTAATCAGTAATAGCATGGCATTTCCTTTCAGGTGTGGAATCGGGTAATCTGCCCTCGAAGCAAACTACAGGTTAACGATGATGCAATTACGGATACAAATCAACGACACCACACGCGATATTGACGTACCGGATTTTATGCTGGCAGAAGGCGAAGATTTTTTTGCCCAGATAGATCAAGATATGGACAAAGGCTACCAAATGAGCCGGAAGTGGATCGACCGGCCTGATCAAGAGCAACGTTGCCAAATTGTCGCGGATAAAATTCTCACGGCTTTATCCAACGGCAATCAAAAAAGCGGCACGTTAATGGCGGCCTACATTCTCAAACGGATGCCACGGGTGCGTGAAATCCACATGAATACTGAAGGCGATATGTTAGGGCATGAGTTAATTTAACCCTTAGACTTCATCCGCTCCTTCAAATCCGCAAAGGGGTTGTGAGTCGCAATTCCCACCCCTTTGGTTCCCGCTGACCCGCCGTGTGCGGCTTCCAGTATTTTTTGATGCTCGTAATCGTGGCAATACAAACACAGTAATTCCCAGTTGCTACCATCAGTGGGATTATTATCGTGATTATGATCACGGTGATGCACGGTTAACTCACGTAAGTTGGCGTGATTAAATTCCCGCGCACACCGCCCACAAATCCACGGATACAGTTTTAACGCTTGCTCGCGATAACCTTTGGCACGTTCTTCCGAGTTTTTACGGGCTTTAAGAACGACTTTTTCTTGTTCAGAATTCATACTAAATATCCCCTCCTAACATTAGGTCAAACTTTTACTCACAATTTCAAACACATCACCTGATAAACCTTGCTGTGC containing:
- the dsrA gene encoding dissimilatory-type sulfite reductase subunit alpha translates to MATNNYPTPMLDVLEEGPWPSFITGFKKLRDEHPDERIRNVINGLMGQLEHSYETKMGYWKGGTISVFGYGGGIIPRFSEVGHMFPESKEFHTLRVQPPAGNYYTTDMLRQLADSWEKWGSGLQTFHGQTGNIMFIGANSVNFQHFFDEINEYGWDLGGAGPCVRTGMSCVGAARCEMSNCNEHAIHRRLMNNFTDDVHRPALPYKFKFKVSGCPNDCQNAIERADFAVIGTWRDEMKVNQEAVKEMIMKKAKEIGKEGDRSAGRQYMFDNVISRCPTQAIKLNDDDTITVDNGNCVRCMHCLNVMPKALQVGDDKGVTILIGGKRTLKIGDLMGTVVIPFMKLDNEEDYERIVELAASIIDFWAENGLEHERCGEMIERIGLVNFLEGIGIDPDPNMIKQPRNVSYVRTDGWDEAAEAWFNRKREEKAAA
- a CDS encoding TauD/TfdA family dioxygenase produces the protein MHKSPFNINALSGFQDWRNKKLSAYPLAPEALFTTIADPENPSKTEITQLQHICREHNLALYRFAQGDLRSKRHVHCLGRKVGLSRLDNNLCADEDSLTSLHVTSHAGQHDYIPYTNKPLSWHTDGYYNRPEEQIHGMLLHCAQPALEGGESWLMDHEIAYILLRDANPDYIHALMHPNAFTIPANILNGEIIRPEQSGPVFSVTAAGHLHMRYSARQRNVIWRDDPMTREAADFLLNLWQQDSPYKIRYTLQAGEGLLCNNVLHNRTAFKDSDDPTQTRLLYRGRYFDRVGRT
- the cas6 gene encoding type I-MYXAN CRISPR-associated protein Cas6/Cmx6; translation: MFWQEDEDKTLPYQAPDEVLDVSFAIDCKQLPLDHAWDLAQAVQRALPWFAEESVAGVHPIHVAESGNGWERPDDAANQFLLPSRRTRMFLRIPKTRIPETKALSGTTLDVNGYAIGLRDMKEKPFIHTSVVFSRYVLSDAAEDENSFLQRMAAEVTQIADFKVKKMLCGKGHTLHTPTGVLHTRHLMIADLDSEPSIRLQQYGLGEGRKLGCGLFMPHKGIKTLKPTE
- a CDS encoding TusE/DsrC/DsvC family sulfur relay protein; translation: MAYEVNGTTIETTEAGYLVDLNDWNEEVAKVIAAEEGIGELTERHWDVINYLRDQYINNGGTQPMERIIQKAMAEQWGDKKLSSKDMYTLFPRAPSKQGLKVAGLPATNRKGGY
- a CDS encoding Fe2+-dependent dioxygenase; protein product: MLLLIKNVLDSQRLKEVQELLATGEFVDGRFSAGMEAAKVKYNQELSPNSPLHRRLNAMVMSPLVQHPQYQAAVLPLRVATAFYARYQPGMTYGFHVDDPVMGPMSGRYRTDVSTTVFLNDDYEGGEIVIRTAYGEQKIRGAAGDAVIYDSGSWHQVAEVTRGERLVAVTWAQSLVKDPMQRELLYQLAQAREGVINKLPQSEEAANISTVHINLLRMWSEV
- a CDS encoding YajD family HNH nuclease yields the protein MNSEQEKVVLKARKNSEERAKGYREQALKLYPWICGRCAREFNHANLRELTVHHRDHNHDNNPTDGSNWELLCLYCHDYEHQKILEAAHGGSAGTKGVGIATHNPFADLKERMKSKG